From a region of the Hemibagrus wyckioides isolate EC202008001 linkage group LG14, SWU_Hwy_1.0, whole genome shotgun sequence genome:
- the LOC131364512 gene encoding uncharacterized protein LOC131364512 — translation MFSGGCVLDMAEFLCVFNLHLLFGVISLNLLQIISADLLSVDPGQNITLLCNITNYSEISWYHMNSTDVRKLILAKQRKLDKHFYVDHNENKSHFALTQSSSSVSLVIIGVRETDLGFYYCGGRNEELHTEFGKPIGLNFTGSSDNERDSSSEDSDSHQIGGNGNIWITNMIIICVCSISVLINIICVCVFCSRVQEISTSSCCSHTTSFNEKDENIHYVSVQYKRKSRRSAKKNTASDLDSVTYATVASQ, via the exons ATGTTCAGTGGAGGATGTGTGTTAGACATGGCagagttcctgtgtgtgtttaatctacACCTGCTGTTTG GTGTCATCAGTCTGAATCTCCTTCAGATCATTTCAGCTGATCTGCTATCTGTTGATCCTGGACAAAACATCACTCTGCTCTGTAACATCACTAATTACTCAGAGATATCGTGGTATCACATGAACTCAACAGACGTGAGGAAGCTCATTTTGGCCAAACAAAGGAAACTGGACAAACACTTTTACGTTGACCATAATGAGAATAAGAGTCACTTTGCTCTAACACAAAGCAGCAGTTCAGTCAGTTTAGTGATTATTGGAGTTAGAGAGACAGATCTGGGATTTTATTACTGTGGAGGTCGAAATGAGGAGCTGCACACTGAGTTTGGGAAACCCATCGGACTGAACTTTACAG GTAGCAGTGATAATGAGAGAGATTCTTCATCTGAGGATTCAGATTCACACCAGATTGGAGGAAATGGGAACATCTGGATTACAAATATGATCATAATTTGTGTGTGCTCCATTTCTGTTCTAATAAacatcatctgtgtgtgtgtgttctgcagcaGGGTGCAAG AAATATCAACATCATCATGTTGCAGTCACACCACCAGCTTCAATGAAAAG GATGAAAACATTCATTATGTCAGTGTTCAATACAAAAGAAAGTCCAGGAGATCTGCTAAGAAAAACACAGCATCAGATCTGGACAGCGTGACCTATGCAACAGTTGCCTCACAATAA
- the LOC131364511 gene encoding uncharacterized protein LOC131364511 isoform X2, translating into MFSGGCVLDMAEFLCVFNLHLLFGVISLNLLQIISADLLSVDPGQNITLLCNITNYSEISWYHMNSTGLRQFTSAIQGKLDKHFYVDHNENKSHFALTQSSSSVSLVIIGVRETDLGFYYCGGRNEELHTEFGKPIGLNFTGSSDNERDSSSEDSDSHQTGGTGNIWITNLIVICMFFISILVFIIIMCVFCGRVKGKSTSSVSSCCSRITNSTEQLYQYKPA; encoded by the exons ATGTTCAGTGGAGGATGTGTGTTAGACATGGCagagttcctgtgtgtgtttaatctacACCTGCTGTTTG GTGTCATCAGTCTGAATCTCCTTCAGATCATTTCAGCTGATCTGCTATCTGTTGATCCTGGACAAAACATCACTCTGCTCTGTAACATCACTAATTACTCAGAGATATCGTGGTATCACATGAACTCAACAGGCCTGAGGCAGTTTACATCAGCAATACAGGGGAAACTGGACAAACACTTTTACGTTGACCATAATGAGAATAAGAGTCACTTTGCTCTAACACAAAGCAGCAGTTCAGTCAGTTTAGTGATTATTGGAGTTAGAGAGACAGATCTGGGATTTTATTACTGTGGAGGTCGAAATGAGGAGCTGCACACTGAGTTTGGGAAACCCATCGGACTGAACTTTACAG GTAGCAGTGATAATGAGAGAGATTCTTCATCAGAGGATTCAGATTCACACCAGACTGGAGGAACGGGGAACATCTGGATTACAAATTTGATCGTAATATGTATGTTCTTCATCTCTATCctagtcttcatcatcatcatgtgtgtgttttgcggCAGAGTGAAAG GAAAATCaacatcatcagtatcatcatgcTGCAGTCGCATCACCAACTCCACTGAACAG CTCTACCAGTATAAACCTGCTTGA
- the LOC131364511 gene encoding uncharacterized protein LOC131364511 isoform X3 codes for MFSGGCVLDMAEFLCVFNLHLLFGVISLNLLQIISADLLSVDPGQNITLLCNITNYSEISWYHMNSTGLRQFTSAIQGKLDKHFYVDHNENKSHFALTQSSSSVSLVIIGVRETDLGFYYCGGRNEELHTEFGKPIGLNFTGSSDNERDSSSEDSDSHQTGGTGNIWITNLIVICMFFISILVFIIIMCVFCGRVKGKSTSSVSSCCSRITNSTEQNCLHVT; via the exons ATGTTCAGTGGAGGATGTGTGTTAGACATGGCagagttcctgtgtgtgtttaatctacACCTGCTGTTTG GTGTCATCAGTCTGAATCTCCTTCAGATCATTTCAGCTGATCTGCTATCTGTTGATCCTGGACAAAACATCACTCTGCTCTGTAACATCACTAATTACTCAGAGATATCGTGGTATCACATGAACTCAACAGGCCTGAGGCAGTTTACATCAGCAATACAGGGGAAACTGGACAAACACTTTTACGTTGACCATAATGAGAATAAGAGTCACTTTGCTCTAACACAAAGCAGCAGTTCAGTCAGTTTAGTGATTATTGGAGTTAGAGAGACAGATCTGGGATTTTATTACTGTGGAGGTCGAAATGAGGAGCTGCACACTGAGTTTGGGAAACCCATCGGACTGAACTTTACAG GTAGCAGTGATAATGAGAGAGATTCTTCATCAGAGGATTCAGATTCACACCAGACTGGAGGAACGGGGAACATCTGGATTACAAATTTGATCGTAATATGTATGTTCTTCATCTCTATCctagtcttcatcatcatcatgtgtgtgttttgcggCAGAGTGAAAG GAAAATCaacatcatcagtatcatcatgcTGCAGTCGCATCACCAACTCCACTGAACAG AACTGCCTAcatgtcacatga
- the LOC131364511 gene encoding uncharacterized protein LOC131364511 isoform X1, with translation MFSGGCVLDMAEFLCVFNLHLLFGVISLNLLQIISADLLSVDPGQNITLLCNITNYSEISWYHMNSTGLRQFTSAIQGKLDKHFYVDHNENKSHFALTQSSSSVSLVIIGVRETDLGFYYCGGRNEELHTEFGKPIGLNFTGSSDNERDSSSEDSDSHQTGGTGNIWITNLIVICMFFISILVFIIIMCVFCGRVKGKSTSSVSSCCSRITNSTEQDENIPHDSSLYERKFRASDLDCVTYVTFTSLPQRH, from the exons ATGTTCAGTGGAGGATGTGTGTTAGACATGGCagagttcctgtgtgtgtttaatctacACCTGCTGTTTG GTGTCATCAGTCTGAATCTCCTTCAGATCATTTCAGCTGATCTGCTATCTGTTGATCCTGGACAAAACATCACTCTGCTCTGTAACATCACTAATTACTCAGAGATATCGTGGTATCACATGAACTCAACAGGCCTGAGGCAGTTTACATCAGCAATACAGGGGAAACTGGACAAACACTTTTACGTTGACCATAATGAGAATAAGAGTCACTTTGCTCTAACACAAAGCAGCAGTTCAGTCAGTTTAGTGATTATTGGAGTTAGAGAGACAGATCTGGGATTTTATTACTGTGGAGGTCGAAATGAGGAGCTGCACACTGAGTTTGGGAAACCCATCGGACTGAACTTTACAG GTAGCAGTGATAATGAGAGAGATTCTTCATCAGAGGATTCAGATTCACACCAGACTGGAGGAACGGGGAACATCTGGATTACAAATTTGATCGTAATATGTATGTTCTTCATCTCTATCctagtcttcatcatcatcatgtgtgtgttttgcggCAGAGTGAAAG GAAAATCaacatcatcagtatcatcatgcTGCAGTCGCATCACCAACTCCACTGAACAG GATGAAAACATTCCTCATGACAGTTCACTGTATGAAAGAAAATTCAGAGCTTCAGATTTGGACTGTGTGACCTACGTAACATTCACCTCACTGCCACAGAGACACTGA